In one window of Lacticaseibacillus casei DSM 20011 = JCM 1134 = ATCC 393 DNA:
- a CDS encoding DUF916 domain-containing protein: MKRRLRCQQLAFIAMLLACLLFSGYQIKTAAAAVNNPQQTLMVAPVVPDDNQVKKAAGYYELQLPQTEDRTITVQAYNASAKALTVGVSILDAQTGTNGVVQYVKPKQVNRQYLTIAGSDLVKTPAQITLAPGETKDVSVVLKASKARPKGTYLSAIHLIALTPTDTANVRQRIAYTIGLVLHQGRDFQSLEALRLKQTSLVKRSSGFQLRYRFLNPERHFLKDATASVQLTNASSRFFSLKMQQPLSRIAPQTQFVMTHDIQGQKPVSGQYRLVAEIKQGRHLKTITQYVRITGDGKLIAGSRTAFRLAQQKWNLLKVAIVIVVLGIIGFVLFRWRQHRKAKKSAEI; encoded by the coding sequence ATGAAAAGGCGATTACGCTGCCAGCAATTGGCATTCATTGCGATGTTACTTGCGTGTTTGTTATTTAGCGGTTATCAGATAAAAACAGCGGCTGCTGCTGTCAATAACCCGCAACAGACGCTTATGGTGGCGCCTGTTGTTCCCGACGACAATCAGGTTAAAAAAGCGGCAGGATACTATGAGCTTCAATTGCCGCAAACCGAAGATCGAACGATTACCGTACAAGCCTATAACGCCAGTGCAAAAGCTTTAACTGTCGGGGTATCGATTCTCGACGCCCAAACCGGAACTAACGGGGTTGTGCAGTATGTCAAACCCAAACAAGTGAATCGGCAGTATTTAACCATTGCCGGCAGTGACCTAGTCAAAACGCCAGCGCAGATCACACTTGCACCGGGCGAGACAAAGGATGTATCGGTTGTCCTAAAAGCGAGTAAGGCCCGGCCAAAAGGCACTTACCTGTCGGCTATTCATCTAATCGCACTGACACCTACTGACACGGCCAACGTTCGTCAGCGCATTGCCTACACCATCGGGCTGGTTTTGCATCAAGGACGTGATTTCCAAAGTCTGGAGGCGCTGCGCCTAAAGCAGACGAGTTTAGTCAAAAGATCATCCGGATTTCAGTTGCGTTACCGGTTTCTGAATCCAGAGCGCCATTTTTTAAAAGACGCAACGGCATCCGTGCAACTGACCAATGCCTCCAGCCGCTTTTTCTCGCTTAAAATGCAGCAGCCGTTGTCACGGATCGCGCCTCAGACTCAGTTTGTGATGACGCACGATATTCAGGGGCAAAAACCTGTATCCGGTCAATATCGACTGGTTGCGGAAATTAAACAGGGACGCCATTTAAAGACCATCACCCAGTATGTGCGCATTACCGGTGATGGCAAACTAATCGCCGGCTCGCGCACCGCATTTCGCCTGGCGCAACAAAAATGGAATTTGCTGAAGGTTGCGATCGTTATCGTGGTGTTGGGCATCATCGGTTTTGTCCTTTTCCGCTGGCGTCAACACCGTAAAGCCAAAAAATCGGCTGAGATCTGA
- a CDS encoding WxL domain-containing protein, with protein MFKVTKMTSALATGALLLSGLAIATPAAVQAATVDGNANVNGGQALPQEGKTTAGISFGQTAPSGNTGYLRLQMVPKILDFGNHESFVSEYPVFTADGINAGNATNNRYPNYKSGDTNLTAILNTDDKALSAVKGKVWTTVVDKQTTRTDAENKLDASGKTDSKAGSWTLNVKADSPLTLKNDNGGDTGKTIDDATLTFTNTAYGQTGSVYALTNEVQDDGFTPVGPLTPVADIAKTTTLNLGTNDTSHQVAYAAPEQGEGANVFAWDKKNIKLVLPKTAVVQNGIYEASLTWTLAYGLN; from the coding sequence ATGTTTAAAGTGACAAAAATGACCAGTGCACTTGCTACTGGGGCGCTGCTTCTTTCGGGACTGGCGATTGCAACACCGGCTGCGGTTCAAGCAGCAACGGTTGACGGTAACGCGAATGTTAACGGTGGCCAGGCGTTACCGCAGGAAGGTAAAACAACTGCAGGGATTTCCTTTGGGCAAACGGCACCATCTGGGAACACGGGTTATCTGCGACTACAGATGGTGCCAAAGATTCTTGACTTCGGGAATCACGAATCATTTGTTTCTGAATATCCGGTCTTCACTGCCGACGGGATCAACGCCGGAAATGCAACGAACAACCGGTATCCTAACTACAAGAGTGGCGACACAAACCTCACCGCGATTTTAAACACCGATGATAAGGCTCTGTCTGCCGTTAAAGGAAAAGTTTGGACCACCGTTGTTGACAAGCAAACCACGCGGACCGATGCAGAAAATAAGCTGGATGCAAGTGGTAAAACTGACAGCAAGGCTGGTTCCTGGACGCTTAATGTCAAAGCTGATTCTCCGTTGACACTGAAAAACGATAACGGCGGGGACACCGGTAAAACCATTGATGATGCAACTTTGACCTTCACCAACACGGCTTATGGCCAAACCGGCAGCGTCTATGCCTTGACCAACGAAGTGCAGGACGACGGCTTCACTCCTGTAGGCCCGCTGACACCGGTGGCTGACATTGCCAAGACCACAACGTTGAATCTGGGTACCAACGATACAAGTCATCAAGTTGCCTATGCCGCACCTGAACAAGGTGAAGGCGCGAACGTCTTTGCTTGGGACAAGAAAAATATCAAGCTGGTGCTACCTAAGACCGCGGTTGTTCAAAACGGTATCTATGAAGCAAGTCTGACATGGACGCTGGCATACGGCCTGAACTAA
- the metK gene encoding methionine adenosyltransferase codes for MQERHLFTSESVSEGHPDKIADQISDAILDAMLEKDPDSRVACETTVTTGLVLVVGEISTKAYVDIQSVVRGTIKKIGYTKESGFDPDSVGVLVALDEQSPDIAQGVDESLEARESDTDPLDKIGAGDQGMMFGFAIDETDTYMPLPISLAHALMRRTDKLRHNGEISYLRPDAKAQVTVEYDDNEQPIRVDSVVVSVQHDPDVTLEEIRRDVEAKIIRKIIPADMMDDDTKIYVNPTGRFVLGGPQADSGLTGRKIIVDTYGGFARHGGGAFSGKDATKVDRSASYAARYIAKNIVAAGLAKRVEVQLAYAIGVAKPVSVSVNTFGTNAISEQLIEQAIRENFDLRPAGIIKMLDLKRPIYEQTAAYGHFGRTDVDLPWEHLDKVQALLKYRD; via the coding sequence ATGCAAGAACGCCATTTATTTACTTCTGAATCTGTTTCAGAAGGACATCCGGACAAAATTGCTGACCAGATTAGCGATGCCATCCTGGATGCAATGCTAGAAAAAGATCCCGATTCCCGGGTTGCGTGTGAAACAACCGTGACAACAGGTTTAGTCCTGGTGGTTGGTGAGATTTCGACGAAGGCCTATGTTGACATTCAATCCGTTGTCCGCGGTACGATCAAGAAAATCGGGTATACCAAAGAGTCTGGTTTTGATCCTGACAGTGTCGGCGTTTTGGTGGCACTGGACGAGCAAAGCCCTGACATTGCCCAAGGCGTGGATGAAAGTCTTGAAGCGCGTGAATCGGATACCGATCCTTTAGACAAGATCGGTGCCGGTGATCAAGGGATGATGTTCGGATTTGCGATTGATGAAACCGATACTTATATGCCCTTGCCAATTTCGTTAGCCCATGCGTTAATGCGGCGGACCGATAAGTTGCGCCATAATGGTGAAATCAGTTATTTACGCCCGGACGCGAAGGCGCAAGTCACGGTCGAATATGATGACAACGAACAACCGATTCGCGTTGATTCGGTGGTCGTGTCCGTTCAACATGACCCTGACGTCACCCTTGAAGAAATTCGGCGTGATGTGGAAGCCAAAATTATTCGCAAAATCATTCCGGCTGACATGATGGACGATGACACGAAAATCTATGTCAATCCGACTGGCCGGTTTGTCTTAGGCGGTCCCCAAGCGGATTCCGGTTTGACTGGCCGCAAGATTATCGTTGATACTTACGGCGGCTTTGCCCGACATGGCGGCGGCGCCTTTTCCGGTAAAGATGCGACTAAGGTTGATCGCTCCGCCAGTTATGCCGCCCGCTATATTGCTAAGAACATTGTAGCAGCTGGTTTAGCCAAGCGCGTTGAAGTCCAACTTGCTTACGCGATCGGCGTTGCCAAACCGGTTTCCGTGTCAGTCAATACCTTTGGCACCAATGCTATTTCCGAACAACTGATTGAACAGGCAATCCGTGAGAACTTTGACTTACGGCCCGCCGGAATTATTAAAATGCTAGACCTCAAGCGGCCGATATACGAACAAACGGCGGCTTATGGTCATTTTGGACGTACAGATGTTGATCTTCCTTGGGAACACCTCGACAAGGTGCAAGCACTTCTCAAGTATCGAGATTAG
- a CDS encoding MDR family MFS transporter, producing the protein MKQRKTNVALVTTAIFIGTFMTAIEGTIVSTAMPTIIGSLHGVHLMNWVFSIFLLTNAMATPIYGKLSDKIGRKPVFLIGLTIFVIGSLLSGLSQSMIMLIIFRAIQGIGAGAIMPVTFTIIADIYPFEKRAKMLGFNGSMWGIASVIAPLLGGFIVDQLSWHWIFFINVPLGLLTFGIVWFFLQEDRRQVRQPLDVRGTAWLLIALLALMYGFQALAEPNALWQIAGMAIVAAFGFWRFWKAEKHAIDPIIDLKLFENRTFVVHNLIAALISGFVIGFEVYMPMWIQGILGMDASLGGFAVTPSSLMWVVGSFVAGKLLGRFQPKPILTGAMIWLLGGSLVLALVPQSTPYFVFLLVAGSLGLGFGLVITITTVTAQAIVAPDQVGVATSFNTLSRTLGQTLTVSIYGIVLNLRLTQGVAADGRLNSNMLNELINPHTARNLPAAVLPTLRQILYEGLHNIYFFSIVIVALALIANHFEAKKVLSKEATQETDEEA; encoded by the coding sequence ATGAAGCAAAGAAAAACAAATGTTGCACTTGTTACCACAGCCATTTTTATCGGCACTTTTATGACCGCCATCGAAGGCACGATCGTCTCGACCGCGATGCCAACGATTATCGGCAGCTTGCATGGTGTGCATCTCATGAACTGGGTTTTTTCGATTTTTCTGTTGACCAACGCCATGGCGACGCCGATTTATGGCAAATTAAGTGACAAAATCGGCCGTAAACCGGTCTTCTTAATTGGTCTGACTATTTTTGTCATTGGCTCGTTATTATCCGGCTTATCACAGTCAATGATCATGTTGATCATCTTCCGGGCGATCCAGGGCATTGGGGCCGGGGCCATTATGCCGGTGACGTTCACGATCATTGCGGATATTTATCCATTTGAAAAGCGGGCCAAAATGCTGGGCTTTAACGGGTCAATGTGGGGGATTGCCTCGGTGATTGCCCCGCTGCTTGGCGGGTTTATTGTCGACCAGTTGAGTTGGCATTGGATTTTCTTCATCAATGTGCCACTGGGCTTGCTGACGTTCGGCATTGTTTGGTTCTTTTTGCAAGAAGATCGACGGCAGGTGCGGCAGCCACTGGATGTTCGCGGGACCGCCTGGTTACTGATTGCGTTGCTGGCGTTGATGTACGGATTTCAAGCCCTTGCAGAACCAAACGCACTTTGGCAAATTGCCGGCATGGCCATTGTGGCAGCTTTTGGCTTTTGGCGGTTCTGGAAAGCGGAAAAGCATGCGATTGATCCGATCATCGATCTTAAGTTGTTCGAGAACCGGACGTTTGTCGTTCACAATTTGATTGCAGCACTGATTTCAGGATTCGTGATCGGTTTTGAAGTCTATATGCCGATGTGGATTCAGGGAATTCTCGGGATGGATGCCTCGCTCGGTGGATTCGCCGTTACCCCGAGTTCGTTAATGTGGGTCGTCGGTTCCTTTGTTGCCGGCAAGCTGCTCGGCCGCTTCCAGCCTAAGCCGATTCTGACCGGCGCCATGATTTGGTTGCTTGGCGGTAGTCTTGTCTTGGCGCTTGTACCTCAGTCAACGCCTTATTTTGTCTTCTTGCTGGTGGCCGGCAGTTTAGGCTTGGGTTTTGGTTTGGTGATTACGATTACGACCGTGACTGCCCAGGCCATTGTTGCGCCTGATCAGGTCGGGGTGGCAACAAGCTTCAATACGTTGTCGCGGACGTTGGGGCAAACGCTGACGGTCTCGATTTATGGCATTGTTCTCAACTTGCGGCTGACACAAGGTGTTGCCGCTGATGGCCGCTTAAATAGCAACATGCTTAATGAACTCATCAATCCGCACACGGCTCGGAATTTACCAGCGGCTGTTTTGCCGACACTTCGTCAGATTCTCTACGAAGGACTGCACAACATCTATTTCTTTTCGATTGTCATCGTTGCGTTGGCACTGATAGCAAACCACTTCGAAGCAAAAAAAGTTTTATCAAAAGAAGCGACTCAGGAAACTGATGAGGAAGCTTGA
- a CDS encoding MerR family transcriptional regulator produces the protein MGLFNERLRSLDISLGIGETSRVTGATPTQIRYWEKKHLIHSLRHEANGNKRYSLSNIALIVMIKSMLDEGYTLAKASEEIEKSHQKADMLHVLMSTRLQGIQYDDDQTFLNFGPLENDPGFDVVAVVQENTAKLYKKAIQPPMPPHHDPLSENKDDTGKPT, from the coding sequence ATGGGACTCTTCAATGAACGATTACGCTCACTCGATATTTCGCTAGGTATCGGCGAAACCAGCCGGGTTACCGGGGCCACCCCGACCCAAATCCGCTATTGGGAAAAAAAGCATCTGATCCACTCACTGCGACACGAAGCAAATGGCAACAAGCGTTATTCGCTTTCTAATATCGCGTTGATCGTCATGATCAAATCCATGCTGGATGAAGGCTACACCTTAGCCAAGGCCAGTGAAGAAATCGAAAAGTCACACCAAAAAGCCGATATGCTACACGTCCTCATGAGCACCCGTTTGCAAGGCATTCAGTATGACGACGATCAAACTTTTTTAAATTTCGGCCCGCTGGAAAATGACCCTGGTTTTGATGTCGTTGCCGTGGTTCAGGAAAACACGGCCAAGCTTTATAAAAAAGCCATCCAGCCACCTATGCCACCGCATCACGACCCTCTTTCCGAAAATAAAGATGATACGGGTAAGCCGACTTGA
- a CDS encoding MDR family MFS transporter: protein MDVKDINGKQVNVPMMVITLIVGTFITVLNQTIFSTAFPTLMKAFDISTATVQWLSTGFMLVNGIMIPVSAYLSAKVPSKWLYMSAMGTFFVGTLVAFVANSFAILLAGRLIQAVGVGITMPLLQNIMMSIFPPNRRGAAMGMAGIAIGVAPAIGPTLSGYIIDNFGWRVLFGMILPIAGLVIIAALFFFKNVLPLSNPKLDVPSLIGSSIGFGALLYGFSEVGNDGWGDPMVLGSIAVGLIFIVIFGYRQLHLKEPFVELRVFKSKIFALSTVLGTIANMAMVGVEMILPLYLQIIHGKSALESGLTLLPGALLIAVMSPVTGQVFDRIGAKRLAQLGLFLLTIATLPYFFLTTNTPSIFITVIYAVRMFGISMVMMPLTTNGMNALTPDMIRHGTAVNNTVRQVATSMTTAVLISVLSNVTNLTKPAASLVKSNPLQYKQDFFNATLNGYHAAFLLAVGFSLVGWILTFFLNSHAMSQEVTIKDEKKVKA from the coding sequence ATGGACGTTAAAGATATCAACGGGAAGCAGGTTAACGTCCCTATGATGGTCATCACGCTCATTGTCGGGACGTTTATTACAGTACTAAACCAGACGATCTTTTCCACTGCGTTTCCGACGTTGATGAAAGCCTTCGACATTTCGACCGCAACGGTGCAGTGGTTGTCGACTGGCTTTATGTTGGTCAATGGGATTATGATCCCGGTTTCGGCATACTTGAGCGCGAAGGTGCCTTCCAAATGGTTATATATGAGTGCCATGGGAACTTTCTTTGTTGGCACACTGGTCGCTTTTGTTGCCAATAGTTTTGCGATTTTATTGGCCGGCCGGTTGATTCAGGCTGTCGGTGTTGGGATCACGATGCCATTATTACAAAATATTATGATGTCGATTTTTCCGCCAAACCGACGTGGCGCCGCCATGGGGATGGCCGGCATCGCGATCGGGGTTGCGCCAGCGATTGGACCGACCCTTTCCGGATATATCATTGATAATTTCGGCTGGCGGGTCTTGTTCGGGATGATTCTCCCGATTGCCGGTTTGGTCATCATCGCGGCGTTGTTCTTCTTCAAAAACGTTTTGCCGCTGTCGAATCCCAAATTGGACGTGCCGTCACTGATTGGATCGTCCATTGGCTTTGGTGCCTTGCTATACGGATTCTCCGAAGTCGGGAACGATGGCTGGGGTGATCCGATGGTGCTTGGTTCAATTGCCGTGGGGCTGATTTTCATCGTGATTTTTGGCTATCGGCAGCTGCATTTAAAAGAGCCCTTTGTCGAGCTGCGGGTGTTTAAGAGTAAAATCTTTGCGCTGTCAACTGTTTTGGGGACGATTGCCAACATGGCGATGGTCGGTGTTGAAATGATTCTTCCACTATATTTACAGATTATTCACGGTAAAAGTGCGCTAGAATCTGGCTTGACACTGCTGCCGGGGGCACTTTTGATTGCGGTCATGAGCCCTGTTACCGGCCAAGTGTTCGACCGTATCGGTGCCAAACGGTTGGCGCAATTGGGGCTTTTTCTCCTCACGATTGCGACACTGCCATATTTCTTCTTGACGACAAACACCCCGTCAATCTTCATTACAGTGATTTATGCGGTACGGATGTTTGGGATTTCAATGGTCATGATGCCATTGACGACCAATGGGATGAATGCGTTGACGCCTGACATGATTCGCCATGGCACGGCGGTGAACAACACGGTACGACAGGTTGCGACTTCGATGACGACGGCGGTTTTGATCTCAGTCCTGTCAAACGTCACCAATCTCACTAAACCGGCAGCCAGCCTGGTAAAAAGTAATCCGCTGCAGTATAAGCAAGACTTTTTCAATGCTACACTCAACGGTTATCACGCGGCCTTTTTACTGGCAGTCGGGTTTAGTCTTGTCGGCTGGATTCTGACATTCTTCCTGAATAGTCACGCTATGTCGCAAGAAGTGACGATTAAAGATGAAAAGAAGGTGAAGGCATGA
- a CDS encoding DUF4811 domain-containing protein produces the protein MILWFLGLMVVGLYLSFIMMHRSLKRTALIIVFGIGVVGSLLLITLHDNTHFGMVKRTTTDEQTIYTASPNAQMPMLLKQTAGTAGKHAVYIYKTDPKKKAVHTKADLAVRNKVVKTSDTTASLTSKTTRWEYQNGFYGALFNHEGTGQFVSQHNQLAIPKSWFVLTTTQAKQLSTKLKALQHPTAQQKAALATKVKAKAAELIKANPKLATDQTTLMKQAQKAVQQELIQQAVQDVQAHK, from the coding sequence ATGATTCTTTGGTTTTTAGGGTTGATGGTCGTTGGCCTTTATCTTAGTTTCATCATGATGCACCGTTCGCTTAAACGCACCGCATTGATCATTGTGTTTGGTATCGGCGTCGTGGGCAGTTTGTTGCTCATCACGCTGCATGATAATACCCATTTTGGGATGGTTAAGCGGACAACGACCGACGAGCAGACTATTTATACTGCATCGCCTAATGCGCAAATGCCGATGCTTTTGAAGCAAACCGCGGGGACTGCCGGCAAACATGCCGTTTATATTTACAAAACGGATCCTAAGAAAAAGGCCGTGCATACCAAAGCTGACCTGGCCGTGCGTAACAAGGTTGTTAAAACTTCTGATACGACGGCTTCCTTGACTAGTAAGACGACGCGGTGGGAATATCAAAATGGCTTTTATGGTGCGCTATTCAACCATGAAGGCACCGGCCAGTTCGTCTCTCAGCATAACCAGCTCGCCATTCCCAAAAGCTGGTTCGTTTTGACCACGACGCAGGCCAAACAGCTCAGCACCAAGTTAAAAGCGTTGCAGCACCCAACTGCGCAGCAAAAAGCCGCCTTGGCGACAAAGGTGAAAGCCAAAGCAGCAGAACTGATCAAAGCCAATCCTAAGTTGGCGACCGATCAGACCACGCTAATGAAGCAGGCTCAAAAAGCCGTGCAACAAGAGCTGATCCAGCAAGCCGTGCAGGATGTGCAGGCACATAAATAG
- a CDS encoding phosphatase PAP2 family protein, producing the protein MAQRRSLPLYLSGSALIIFITLLVGIVNNANWIHTVDQRVIAFVTHFHAATLKPLLLVITELGNPSILIVLTMVLAAGLLLCRYRSAAVFTASVGAIMGVLNVSIKYLIQRPRPFIADPQIRALVKASGFSFPSGHSSGTMMFYGTIILLAWTLLKHPTGKWLITILSVLMIGLTGYSRIFVRVHYPTDVFAGFSLGFALLMLSWWFFNPYLSRQHQRKQKADR; encoded by the coding sequence TTGGCACAACGTCGTTCACTACCACTTTATCTATCAGGATCTGCATTAATCATTTTCATCACCTTACTAGTCGGCATTGTTAACAACGCAAACTGGATTCATACGGTCGATCAGCGCGTTATCGCCTTTGTGACCCACTTTCACGCAGCAACGCTTAAACCGCTGCTTCTCGTCATTACCGAATTAGGAAACCCCAGCATTTTAATTGTTTTAACCATGGTCTTGGCGGCAGGGCTTTTACTTTGCCGTTATCGGAGTGCAGCCGTGTTTACAGCCAGCGTTGGCGCCATCATGGGGGTGCTCAATGTCAGCATCAAATATCTGATCCAACGGCCGCGGCCGTTCATCGCCGATCCGCAAATTCGCGCCTTAGTCAAAGCCAGCGGATTCAGTTTCCCCAGCGGGCATTCCAGTGGCACCATGATGTTTTATGGCACGATTATTCTTTTGGCATGGACATTGCTCAAACATCCGACCGGCAAATGGCTGATCACGATCCTGTCAGTCTTGATGATCGGCTTGACCGGCTATTCACGCATCTTTGTCCGTGTCCACTATCCGACCGATGTCTTTGCCGGCTTTTCGTTGGGATTCGCCTTGTTAATGCTGAGTTGGTGGTTTTTCAATCCCTACTTATCTCGCCAGCATCAACGTAAGCAAAAAGCAGATCGCTGA
- the leuS gene encoding leucine--tRNA ligase, giving the protein MAYDHHKIDKKWQRYWAEHNEFNTTTDPKKPNFYALDMFPYPSGQGLHVGHPEGYTATDIAARMKRMQGFNVLHPMGWDAFGLPAEQYALNTGHNPRTFTKQNIETFKRQINSLGFSYDWNREINTTDPNYYKWTQWIFEQLYKHGLAYEAEVPVNWSPDLGTVVANEEVIDGKTERGGFPVIRKPMRQWMLKITAYADKLLADLDDLDWPESIKQMQRNWIGKSTGAQITFAVTDSQEKFDVFTTRPDTLFGATYVVMAPEHELVEKITTPEQQAVVDAYVEEAAHKSDLDRTALDKEKTGVWTGAYATNPVNGEKLPIWISDYVLATYGTGAIMAVPAHDDRDYAFAKKFGIEIKPVIEGGNIDEAAYTGDGVHINSEFLDGLNEQDAIDRMISWLEDKGIGHAKVNYKLRDWVFSRQRYWGEPIPVIHWEDGETTLVPEDELPLVLPEEVDIKPSGTGESPLANLTDWVNVVDKNGRKGKRETNTMPQWAGSSWYFLRFVDPHNKEALADYDKLKQWMPVDLYIGGAEHAVLHLLYARFWNLFLYDIGAIPNKEPFQRLYNQGMILGDNHEKMSKSKGNVVNPDDVVDEYGADTLRLYEMFMGPLDAGIAWSTKGLAGARKFLDRVWSAFIDDEGKLRDRITTINDGRLDKVYNETVKKVTEDYEALHFNTAISQMMVFINSARKDDDLPLEYVEGFVKMLAPIAPHLMEEIWSRLGHDHSLTYAPWPTYDESKLKTDTYDMMVQVNGKLRGSVTANVDESDDDIKQAALANENVQKFTAGKDIKKIIVVPRKIINIVAK; this is encoded by the coding sequence ATGGCATACGATCATCATAAGATCGATAAGAAGTGGCAACGTTATTGGGCAGAACATAACGAGTTTAATACCACGACTGATCCGAAAAAACCGAATTTTTATGCGTTAGACATGTTCCCATATCCGTCAGGTCAAGGCCTGCACGTTGGACATCCGGAAGGGTATACGGCAACGGATATTGCTGCACGGATGAAACGGATGCAGGGCTTCAACGTGTTGCATCCGATGGGCTGGGACGCATTCGGTTTGCCGGCTGAGCAATATGCCTTGAATACCGGACACAATCCGCGTACCTTCACCAAGCAAAACATTGAAACATTTAAGCGTCAAATTAATAGTCTTGGCTTTTCATACGACTGGAATCGCGAAATCAATACGACAGATCCAAATTACTACAAGTGGACGCAATGGATTTTTGAACAGTTGTATAAACATGGGTTGGCCTATGAAGCCGAAGTGCCGGTTAACTGGAGTCCGGACTTAGGAACAGTTGTGGCCAATGAGGAAGTTATCGATGGCAAAACCGAACGCGGCGGCTTTCCGGTCATTCGCAAACCAATGCGGCAGTGGATGCTGAAGATTACGGCGTATGCGGATAAGCTACTTGCTGATCTCGATGACCTAGACTGGCCGGAATCGATCAAACAGATGCAACGCAACTGGATCGGCAAATCCACCGGTGCGCAGATTACCTTTGCAGTCACCGACAGTCAGGAAAAATTCGACGTGTTCACAACGCGTCCGGACACCCTTTTTGGCGCGACCTATGTGGTGATGGCGCCCGAACACGAATTGGTTGAAAAGATTACGACACCAGAACAGCAGGCAGTTGTCGATGCCTATGTGGAGGAAGCTGCGCATAAGTCTGATCTGGATCGAACCGCACTGGACAAAGAAAAAACCGGTGTCTGGACCGGTGCTTATGCTACCAATCCGGTTAATGGCGAAAAACTACCAATCTGGATCTCGGATTATGTCCTGGCGACGTATGGTACTGGGGCAATCATGGCGGTACCGGCGCATGATGATCGTGACTATGCTTTCGCCAAAAAGTTTGGGATCGAAATCAAGCCGGTTATCGAAGGTGGCAATATTGATGAGGCAGCCTACACTGGCGATGGGGTCCACATCAATTCCGAATTTTTGGATGGTTTAAACGAGCAGGACGCTATCGATCGGATGATCAGCTGGCTGGAAGATAAAGGCATTGGTCACGCCAAAGTCAATTATAAGTTGCGTGACTGGGTCTTTTCCCGTCAACGGTATTGGGGCGAGCCGATTCCGGTGATTCATTGGGAAGACGGCGAAACCACACTGGTACCGGAAGATGAACTGCCACTGGTATTGCCTGAAGAAGTCGATATCAAGCCAAGCGGGACTGGTGAAAGTCCATTGGCCAATTTGACAGATTGGGTCAATGTTGTCGACAAAAACGGGCGCAAAGGCAAGCGGGAAACCAACACGATGCCGCAATGGGCCGGTTCTTCATGGTATTTCCTGCGCTTTGTCGATCCGCACAATAAAGAAGCACTTGCCGATTACGACAAGCTCAAGCAGTGGATGCCGGTTGATCTTTATATTGGCGGCGCTGAACACGCCGTCCTGCATCTTTTGTACGCGCGCTTCTGGAACCTGTTCCTTTATGATATTGGCGCGATTCCGAATAAAGAGCCATTCCAGCGCCTGTATAACCAAGGCATGATTCTGGGCGACAATCATGAAAAAATGAGTAAATCCAAAGGCAATGTCGTCAACCCTGACGATGTGGTCGACGAATATGGTGCCGACACGCTGCGCCTCTATGAGATGTTCATGGGCCCGCTGGATGCCGGCATCGCGTGGTCCACAAAGGGCTTGGCCGGTGCGCGCAAGTTCCTGGATCGTGTCTGGAGTGCCTTTATCGATGACGAAGGCAAACTGCGTGATCGCATCACAACCATCAATGACGGCCGTTTGGACAAGGTTTACAACGAAACCGTTAAAAAGGTAACCGAAGACTACGAAGCCTTGCATTTTAACACTGCGATTTCTCAAATGATGGTCTTCATCAATTCGGCACGTAAAGACGATGATTTGCCGCTTGAATATGTCGAAGGTTTTGTCAAAATGCTCGCGCCGATCGCCCCGCACTTGATGGAAGAAATCTGGTCGCGGCTCGGTCACGATCACAGCCTGACATACGCGCCATGGCCGACTTACGATGAAAGCAAGCTCAAGACCGATACGTACGACATGATGGTCCAAGTCAACGGCAAGCTCCGCGGCTCCGTTACTGCCAATGTCGACGAATCCGACGACGATATCAAGCAAGCTGCACTGGCCAATGAAAACGTTCAGAAGTTCACGGCCGGTAAGGATATTAAAAAGATCATCGTGGTTCCAAGAAAAATCATCAACATCGTGGCCAAGTAA